A genomic segment from Syntrophotalea acetylenivorans encodes:
- a CDS encoding YaiI/YqxD family protein, translating into MQIWIDADACPKPIKEILFRAAERVKVSLILVANKPLSTPASRYIRSMIVASGMDVADATIVELLQPGDLVITADIPLAALVVDKGGHALNPRGELYDRDNIRERLAMRDLMDELRGSGIDTGGPAPFNKQDRTAFANQLDRFLASQLK; encoded by the coding sequence AACCTATCAAGGAGATCCTGTTTCGCGCGGCCGAGCGGGTGAAGGTATCCCTCATTCTGGTGGCTAACAAACCACTGTCGACTCCGGCTTCCCGTTACATTCGTTCGATGATCGTCGCCTCGGGGATGGATGTCGCCGATGCCACCATCGTCGAACTGTTACAGCCCGGCGACCTGGTGATTACGGCTGACATCCCCCTGGCTGCACTGGTCGTCGATAAGGGCGGCCACGCCCTCAATCCCCGGGGAGAACTGTATGACAGAGACAATATTCGCGAACGGCTGGCCATGCGCGACCTGATGGACGAACTGCGCGGTAGCGGTATCGACACCGGAGGACCGGCCCCCTTCAATAAGCAGGATCGCACCGCCTTTGCCAATCAACTCGACCGTTTTCTGGCCAGTCAGCTCAAATAG